From the genome of Deinococcus ruber:
CGCTGAGTTGCTCTTTCAGCGCGACCGCTCTTCTATACCTGCCGTCAGCCTCGAATAGTGTTTCTGCTCGATACCAACGTCGTCAGCGAACGAAGCAAGCTTGTCCCCGATGAGCGGGTGCGCGGCTGGTTGCAGCGTCACCGGATTGGAGAGACGTACCTCAGCGTCATCACGCTGGCAGAACTGGAACAGGGCATTCTGCGCCTCGGCAACACGCGCCGCGCCACTGAACTGCGCTCATTTCTCGAGCGTCTGGAAGGGCAGTTTCATGGGCGGGTGCTAGACATCGACCGCCAAGTTGCGAGTACTTGGGCACAGATGACCGCGCAGGCGATACAGGCAGGTCAGACACTGGGCTATGCCGACTCGTTGATCGCTGCTACGGCGCGTACTCATCATCTGACAGTGGTCACGCGGAACACCGCTGACTTTCTGCCAGCTGGCGTCCCGGTCATCAATCCCTGGCAGACAGACGAAGCGTAACTCATCCCCGGTGTCTAAAGACCGAGGCATTGACAGCACCTGCTGAAAACGCCTGAGTGACCCGAAGACCGAAAGGTCAACGATTCAGAGACACGCACCCCCGAATGCCTCGCCAGTTTTGGGCTCTGCGATGTTCAACCAAAAGGGTCTGGGCGGGAGTCCCCTACCAGAACCGCGTCGTTTGCGGTTTGGTGGGGGAGGGAGA
Proteins encoded in this window:
- a CDS encoding type II toxin-antitoxin system VapC family toxin, yielding MFLLDTNVVSERSKLVPDERVRGWLQRHRIGETYLSVITLAELEQGILRLGNTRRATELRSFLERLEGQFHGRVLDIDRQVASTWAQMTAQAIQAGQTLGYADSLIAATARTHHLTVVTRNTADFLPAGVPVINPWQTDEA